A stretch of the Lactuca sativa cultivar Salinas chromosome 9, Lsat_Salinas_v11, whole genome shotgun sequence genome encodes the following:
- the LOC111914789 gene encoding BTB/POZ and TAZ domain-containing protein 1, which yields MEKFGIHLLVLSHVYLVPQLKSRCSKALIEWLTIENMVDVLQLVRLCNAPDLHFKCVKLVSNIFKAIEKTEGWKFLQPNDPFLKLEILQVIDESESRSKKRRKEQNLYLQLSEGMDCLEHICTEGCISVGPCNKEPTKSMYLCSNCQHVKACNSRFNTCHIIRKE from the exons ATGGAGAAATTTGGGATTCATCTATTGGTGCTTTCTCATGTCTACCTGGTCCCACAACTAAAATCGCGTTGTAGCAAAGCCTTGATCGAATGGTTAACAATTGAGAATATGGTTGATGTTCTTCAACTTGTGAGACTCTGTAACGCACCTGATCTTCACTTCAAATGTGTAAAACTCGTGTCTAACATCTTCAAAGCTATTGAGAAAACTGAAGGCTGGAAGTTTCTTCAACCCAATGATCCTTTCCTCAAGCTCGAAATCCTCCAGGTCATCGATGAATCTGAATCG agaagcaagaagcGTAGGAAAGAACAGAACTTGTATCTTCAGTTGAGTGAAGGCATGGATTGTTTAGAACATATTTGCACAGAAGGTTGCATAAGTGTAGGACCATGTAACAAAGAACCCACCAAGAGCATGTATCTATGTAGCAATTGTCAACATGTCAAGGCTTGCAACTCTCGATTCAACACATGCCACATTATAAGAAAAGAATGA